Proteins encoded together in one Janthinobacterium tructae window:
- a CDS encoding alpha/beta fold hydrolase, producing MKLSRSEFINIRGARTHVRHWGREGAPILFMVHGWMDVAASFQFVVDELQGDWHVIAPDWRGFGLSDYTQSDTYWFPDYLADLDAMLLHYSPDAPVRLLGHSMGANVAGLYAGVRPERISRFINLEGFGMMASKPEQAPGRYAKWLAELREPPAMRSYPSRQAVAERLQKTNPRLPDARAAFLAEHWSAQNEAGEWDILGDPQHKRVNPILYQVDEVMACWRRITAPVLWVEADDTNMWQWMGQKEEARIEIDRRLACIKDVRCEMMADAGHMLHHDQPAELARLVETFLAQ from the coding sequence ATGAAACTTTCCCGTTCCGAATTCATCAACATCCGCGGCGCCCGCACGCATGTGCGCCACTGGGGCCGCGAAGGCGCGCCCATCCTGTTCATGGTGCACGGCTGGATGGACGTGGCCGCCTCGTTCCAGTTCGTCGTCGACGAATTGCAAGGTGACTGGCACGTGATCGCGCCCGACTGGCGCGGCTTTGGCCTGAGCGATTACACGCAATCGGACACGTACTGGTTCCCCGACTACTTGGCCGACCTGGACGCCATGCTGCTGCACTATTCGCCGGATGCCCCCGTCAGGCTGCTCGGCCACAGCATGGGCGCCAACGTGGCCGGCCTGTATGCGGGTGTGCGGCCCGAGCGCATCAGCCGTTTCATCAACCTGGAAGGCTTCGGCATGATGGCGAGCAAGCCGGAGCAGGCGCCGGGCCGCTACGCCAAGTGGCTAGCCGAATTGCGCGAGCCGCCCGCGATGCGCAGCTATCCGAGCCGGCAGGCCGTGGCCGAGCGCCTGCAAAAGACCAATCCGCGCCTGCCGGACGCGCGCGCCGCTTTCCTGGCCGAGCACTGGTCGGCGCAGAACGAGGCGGGCGAGTGGGACATCCTGGGCGACCCGCAGCACAAGCGGGTCAATCCCATCCTGTACCAGGTGGACGAAGTGATGGCGTGCTGGCGCCGCATCACGGCACCGGTGCTGTGGGTGGAAGCCGATGACACGAATATGTGGCAATGGATGGGGCAGAAGGAAGAGGCGCGCATCGAAATCGACCGGCGTTTGGCCTGCATCAAGGATGTGCGCTGCGAGATGATGGCGGACGCGGGCCACATGCTGCACCATGACCAGCCGGCGGAGCTGGCGCGTCTGGTGGAAACT
- the hslO gene encoding Hsp33 family molecular chaperone HslO — protein sequence MTTETTGAVSAAVSGQDTLQKFIFDNAAVRGQFIDVSHTWQEVVSRHAYPTAVKKVLGEMVAAAALLSANLKFNGSIIMQIHGDGPVRLMVVECDSDLRLRATAKLDPDATIPDVATVPQLLNATGKGRFIITLDPADKVPGQQPYQGIVPLDGDDMATVIENYMLRSEQLDTRLWLATDDSVSRGLLLQKLPHHGGKAEATPVSEEVALDTWHRAVMLASTLKEEEILATDIETLMQRLFWEETIRVFEPLHPSFHCSCTREKVGNMLKMLGEEEVNGTLDEVGQVGVNCDFCGQHYTFDKVDCAQLFITDAPAEVLIPPAASIN from the coding sequence ATGACGACTGAAACCACAGGCGCAGTCAGCGCAGCCGTTAGCGGCCAGGATACCCTGCAAAAATTTATTTTCGACAACGCTGCCGTGCGCGGCCAGTTCATCGACGTTTCCCACACCTGGCAGGAAGTGGTATCGCGCCACGCCTATCCGACGGCCGTGAAAAAAGTGCTGGGCGAAATGGTGGCCGCCGCCGCCCTGCTGTCGGCCAACCTGAAATTCAACGGCTCCATCATCATGCAAATCCACGGTGACGGTCCCGTGCGCCTGATGGTCGTCGAGTGCGACTCCGACCTGCGCCTGCGCGCCACGGCCAAGCTGGACCCGGACGCCACCATCCCCGACGTCGCCACCGTGCCGCAGTTGCTCAACGCCACGGGCAAGGGCCGCTTCATCATCACCCTGGACCCGGCCGACAAGGTGCCGGGCCAGCAGCCGTACCAGGGCATCGTGCCGCTGGACGGCGACGACATGGCGACCGTGATCGAAAACTACATGTTGCGCTCGGAACAGCTCGATACGCGTCTGTGGCTGGCCACGGACGACAGCGTCTCGCGCGGCCTGCTGCTGCAAAAGCTGCCCCACCATGGCGGCAAGGCCGAAGCGACGCCTGTCTCGGAAGAAGTTGCGCTGGACACATGGCACCGCGCCGTGATGCTGGCGTCGACCCTGAAAGAGGAAGAAATCCTCGCCACCGATATCGAAACCCTGATGCAGCGCTTGTTCTGGGAAGAAACCATTCGCGTCTTCGAGCCGCTGCACCCTAGCTTCCATTGCAGCTGCACGCGCGAAAAAGTGGGCAATATGCTCAAGATGCTGGGCGAGGAAGAAGTCAACGGCACCCTGGACGAGGTGGGACAAGTGGGCGTGAACTGCGATTTCTGCGGCCAGCACTATACATTCGACAAGGTCGATTGCGCGCAGCTGTTCATCACGGATGCGCCGGCCGAAGTCTTGATTCCCCCTGCAGCGAGCATCAACTAA
- a CDS encoding gamma carbonic anhydrase family protein, with amino-acid sequence MTLYQLGADAPQIDASAFVADTANVIGKVTLEANTSVWFGATLRGDNERITVGANSNVQEGAVLHTDPGYPLDIGQNVTIGHQAMLHGCTIGDGALIGIQAVILNGAKIGKGCLVGAGALVTEGKEFPDNMLIIGSPAKAVRPLTEDDITRLQGNAVNYVQRGQLFNTQLKKIG; translated from the coding sequence ATGACACTCTACCAATTGGGCGCCGATGCGCCACAGATTGACGCTTCCGCTTTTGTTGCCGACACGGCCAACGTGATCGGCAAGGTGACCCTGGAAGCGAACACCTCCGTATGGTTCGGCGCGACGCTTCGCGGCGACAATGAACGCATCACCGTGGGCGCCAACAGCAATGTGCAGGAAGGCGCCGTACTGCACACGGACCCGGGCTACCCACTGGACATCGGCCAGAACGTCACCATCGGCCACCAGGCCATGTTGCATGGGTGCACGATTGGCGATGGCGCCCTGATCGGCATCCAGGCCGTGATCCTGAACGGCGCGAAGATCGGCAAAGGGTGTCTGGTCGGCGCGGGCGCCCTGGTCACGGAAGGCAAGGAATTTCCCGACAATATGCTGATCATCGGCTCGCCGGCAAAAGCCGTGCGGCCCCTGACGGAAGACGATATCACCAGGCTACAAGGCAACGCCGTGAACTATGTGCAACGCGGCCAGCTATTTAATACGCAACTCAAGAAGATTGGATAA